In a single window of the Nicotiana tomentosiformis chromosome 8, ASM39032v3, whole genome shotgun sequence genome:
- the LOC138898163 gene encoding uncharacterized protein, giving the protein MTAARTASQQVNAGPPTLIFSLSILFFFATGTLTGKSIELVKILQKRRVNIACVQEIMWVGSRAKDADGYKLWYLGVQKGKHGVGILMDKEHRESMVEVRRVNDRLMIIKLVVGECTLNIVSAYAAHAGLDEEVKRRFWERKKRFARGRPRIMWGALTKDKSQELERRLSAMGAWRSSGDASTMWSATSDYIREAAREVLGVSTGISCGHKGDWRWNEVVQGKVETKKVAHLKLVGRIGEEERRACMERYKVSRKKAKLAVTKAKTAAYGHMYEELGKKPGIRSYFGCQVVREEGSGFGPSEMHQG; this is encoded by the exons ATGACGGCAGCAAGAACAGCATCTCAACAGGTAAACGCAGGTCCTCCGACCCTTATTTTCTCCCTCTCGATCTTGTTCTTTTTCGCGACAG GTACATTGACGGGAAAGTCTATAGAGTTGGTGAAGATACTCCAaaagaggagggtcaatatagcgtgtgtccaggagataatgtgggtagggtcgagggcgaaggatgcagacgggtataaactttggtacttaggagtccagaaaggtaagCATGGAGTGGGCATCTTGATGGATAAGGAACATAGAGAGTCTAtggttgaggttagacgagtgaatgatagattgatgattattaagttggtggttggagagtgcaccctaaacatcGTTAGCGCCTATGCGGCGCATGcgggcctagatgaggaggttaaacggcgCTTCTGGGAAAG GAAGAAAAGGTTTGCTCGAGGAAGACCAAGAATCatgtggggagccttaactaaggataaatcCCAAGAGTTGGAGaggcggttgtcggctatgggagcttggaggagcagcGGTGACGCAAGCACTATGTGGTCAGCAACATCAGACtatattagggaggctgcgagagaggtgttaggggtctcgacgggcatctcttgtgggcacaaaggagactggcggtggaatgaagtggtccaaggtaaagtggaaacGAAGAAGGTGGCGCACCTAAAGTTAGTGGGGAGaataggtgaggaggagaggcgagcgtgtatggagaggtataaggtatCTAGGAAGAAGGCTAAGCTAGCGGTCACGaaggctaagactgcggcttatggtcatatgtacgaggaactggggaAAAAGCCGGGGATAAGAAGTTATTTCGGCTGCCAAGTTgtgagagaggaaggctcgggatttggaccaagtgagatgcatcaaggatga
- the LOC138898162 gene encoding uncharacterized protein, translated as MPKSSFRPPVHQGSSSAYFSAMVESSYRRPTIQSSSSVYSGYQGQASGQQSMVLRDCYECEDSGHMKRFCSRHWGKVIQQGYQPMIAAPAVRPPRGGGQSGRGHPRGEGQVGGGQPAIVQSCGRQPADAPARFYAFSARPDVVASDVVITGIISVSGRDSSLLFDLGSTYSYVSSLFAHFVDIPHESLGTLVYVSTPMGNSVVVDWIYQSCVVTFCGYETREDLLLLDMIDFEVIMGMDWLSPYHAILDCHAKTVTLAMLELPRLEWRGSSVSTSSRVISFFAGSTYGRKGLSGLASLCSGHHRRVSDD; from the coding sequence ATGCCAAAGAGTTCTTTTCGCCCACCAGttcatcagggttcttccagtgcctatttcagtgccatggtAGAGAGTTCATACCGCCGCCCAACCATTCAAAGTTCCTCTAGTGTGTATTCAGGCTATCAGGGTCAGGCTTCGGGGCAACAGTCTATGGTACTGAGAGATTGTTATGAGTGTGAAGATTCGGGTCACATGAAGAGATTTTGTTCCAGACATTGGGGCAAGGTAATACAGCAGGGTTATCAGCCCATGATTGCAGCACCAGCCGTTCGACCGCCCAGAGGTGGGGGACAGtcgggtaggggccatcctagaggtgaaGGCCAGGTAGGGGGAGGTCAGCCAGCTATTGTTCAGTCATGTGGACGCCAGCCAGCCGACGCTCCAGCTagattttatgctttttcggccagaccagatgtagtggcctcagatgttgtgatcacaggtattatttctgtctccGGTAGGGATTCTTCAttattatttgatctagggtctacctattcatatgtgtcatctctatttgctcatttcgtgGATATTcctcatgagtccttgggtactcttgtttatgtgtccactcctatgggcAATTCTGTGGTTGTGGATTGGATCTATCAgtcctgtgtggtcacattctgtggttacgagactaggGAGGACCTTCTACTACTcgatatgatcgactttgaggtcatcatgggcatggactggttatctccgtatcacgccatccttgattgccatgccaagactgttactttaGCGATGCTAGAGTtaccgagattagagtggaggggttccTCTGttagtacatctagtcgggtcaTCTCTTTTTTTGCaggctcaacatatggtcgaAAAGGGTTGTCTGGCTTagctagcttatgttcgggacaccACCGCAGAGTCTCCGACGACTGA